One genomic region from Vitis riparia cultivar Riparia Gloire de Montpellier isolate 1030 chromosome 17, EGFV_Vit.rip_1.0, whole genome shotgun sequence encodes:
- the LOC117904122 gene encoding probable E3 ubiquitin-protein ligase ZFP1, with protein sequence MAILVGPGCSIRRQPDLVADGADDEGLLWDVFFMEFHVRDAVLNYWLEDDSPIRLRDVNTIGPMRRRLFVVRRDQLLRSQSLAFEHVSLLLFLMGIPSILHASFVQEIRSGAVLLANETTNIGRRIIPMVVDIDLWFMGEEEEEEEEEEEDEDELDEIMAEVMRSSLNDVIDLSVPATRASIEALEKIKFEDVHSTDKCIICLEEFATESKVSRMPCSHVYHEDCIIEWLERSQMCPLCRFKMPAISS encoded by the coding sequence GGTTGGTCCTGGATGTAGTATTCGGCGGCAGCCTGATCTTGTTGCCGATGGTGCGGATGATGAAGGGCTGCTGTGGGATGTGTTCTTCATGGAATTTCATGTTAGAGATGCGGTCTTAAACTACTGGCTGGAAGATGATAGTCCTATAAGACTACGTGATGTGAACACGATCGGTCCTATGAGAAGGAGGTTGTTTGTGGTTAGGCGTGATCAGTTATTAAGAAGCCAAAGTCTTGCATTCGAACATGTATCTCTCCTGCTTTTTCTTATGGGTATCCCTTCAATCTTGCATGCATCATTCGTGCAAGAGATACGCTCAGGTGCTGTTTTGTTGGCGAATGAAACCACCAACATTGGTCGTCGCATAATTCCTATGGTGGTGGACATTGATCTCTGGTTTATGGgcgaggaagaggaagaagaggaagaagaggaagaagatgaagatgaattAGATGAGATTATGGCTGAGGTTATGAGGTCTTCATTGAATGATGTGATCGACTTGTCTGTGCCTGCGACTAGAGCTTCCATTGAGGCACTTGAGAAGATCAAGTTTGAGGATGTACATTCCACAGACAAGTGTATAATATGCCTAGAAGAGTTCGCAACGGAATCGAAAGTTAGTCGGATGCCATGTTCGCATGTTTATCACGAAGATTGCATTATAGAATGGTTGGAGAGGAGTCAGATGTGTCCCTTGTGCCGCTTCAAGATGCCTGCCATCTCAAGTTGA